From a region of the bacterium genome:
- a CDS encoding S8 family serine peptidase, with product MLSVVPIMLALALPAAPAAPAAPVDPSPETRLAAALKDGAVAWQFSGPEEVAAVLGAPQKDENKREGGDELLFRGYDGGLVVVFGREAGTTGPYALLGYMVGDRVVQPGENEPLRLRTGADVARLRPFTGLKNVDASRVDLRAEGARIRALPFDTLTRWPAPDKLPAGFDPAALLAAGRNPGLGLRALHARGVDGRGVDVAIIDQPLLANHVELEGRLHLVAQLGVEGREPSMHANAVASIAVGRTVGVAPRADLYYVAVATWNAESEGNHDFVEALKRLLELNRSGAAHIRVVSVSDGGFASRAQAAEWKAMVARAEREGVLLIVCDPDYTDLNFGLLRPLPGGDREKPEGYKVGTYGGPLLAPGDERTYAGERGREDYAYEPRGGMSWVAPWLSGLAALGFQTNPALTPARVRAYLGRSATKMPYGLVVNPEGFLKLCAADPDRPDNP from the coding sequence GTGTTGTCGGTCGTTCCGATCATGTTGGCGTTGGCTCTGCCCGCCGCTCCCGCCGCTCCCGCCGCGCCCGTCGATCCCTCGCCGGAGACGCGGCTCGCCGCGGCGCTCAAGGACGGCGCCGTGGCCTGGCAGTTCAGCGGCCCGGAAGAAGTGGCCGCGGTCCTCGGCGCCCCGCAGAAGGACGAGAACAAGCGGGAAGGCGGCGACGAACTGCTCTTCCGCGGCTACGACGGCGGGCTCGTCGTCGTCTTCGGCCGCGAGGCGGGGACGACCGGGCCGTACGCGCTGCTCGGCTACATGGTGGGCGACCGCGTCGTCCAGCCCGGCGAGAACGAGCCGCTGCGCCTGCGCACCGGCGCCGACGTCGCGCGGCTGCGGCCGTTCACGGGGCTCAAGAACGTGGATGCATCCAGGGTAGACCTGCGGGCGGAAGGCGCGCGGATCCGCGCGTTGCCGTTCGACACGCTCACCCGCTGGCCCGCGCCGGACAAGCTGCCCGCGGGGTTCGATCCCGCCGCGCTTCTCGCCGCCGGCCGCAATCCGGGCCTCGGCCTGCGCGCGCTTCACGCGCGCGGCGTCGACGGACGCGGCGTGGACGTCGCGATCATCGACCAGCCGCTGCTCGCGAACCACGTCGAGCTCGAAGGGCGGCTGCACCTCGTCGCCCAGTTGGGCGTCGAGGGCCGCGAGCCGTCGATGCACGCGAACGCCGTCGCCAGCATCGCCGTCGGACGCACCGTCGGCGTCGCGCCGCGCGCCGACCTCTACTACGTCGCCGTGGCGACGTGGAACGCCGAGAGCGAGGGGAACCACGACTTCGTCGAGGCGCTGAAGCGGCTGCTCGAGCTCAACCGCAGCGGGGCGGCGCACATTCGGGTCGTCAGCGTCTCGGACGGCGGCTTCGCCTCGCGCGCGCAGGCGGCGGAATGGAAGGCGATGGTGGCGCGGGCCGAGCGGGAAGGCGTTCTGCTGATCGTGTGCGACCCCGACTACACCGACTTGAACTTCGGCCTGCTCCGGCCGCTGCCCGGCGGCGACCGCGAGAAGCCCGAGGGCTACAAGGTGGGCACGTACGGCGGGCCGCTGCTCGCCCCCGGCGACGAACGCACGTACGCCGGGGAACGCGGGCGCGAGGACTACGCCTACGAGCCGCGGGGCGGGATGAGTTGGGTCGCGCCGTGGCTTTCGGGGCTCGCGGCGCTCGGGTTCCAGACCAACCCCGCCCTCACGCCGGCCCGCGTGCGCGCGTACCTCGGGCGCAGCGCCACGAAGATGCCGTACGGCCTCGTCGTGAATCCCGAGGGCTTCCTCAAGCTCTGCGCCGCGGACCCCGACCGCCCCGACAACCCGTAG